CGTTTCAAATTATTGATCAGCGATATATCGTGTCTGATCTCATTTTTCAATTCGAGAAGTTCGTGTTCCGTTTTAATAATGTCCTCGGCATAGGCTTCGATattttgttgcagctgccCCACCGATAACTCCATTTCCGGTCCCTTGTACCGTTCGTTCTGCAATCGGTACAGTCGGCACTTTTCCGATAGCTGTCGTGTTAGAGCGTGTTCCTTTTCATAGCGGACATTCATATCCGCATGAAGAGATGCCAACTTATAGCGTACGCTGTTTCGCAGCGGCTTATCCTTTCGCCTCCTTATGCAATTATTAACATTatagttattgttattgcattCGCTGGGAATCGCTGTTCTGAATGTTTCAACTGAGGCTTTGGTTATCTCGTGGCGACTTCGTCTTCGATGACGCTGCTTGGAGACGCGATTCTCGGCCAGTTTATAAAGTTTGGATTTGGCAGTGTTTTCGGTACCCTTATACAGTTGGTCTGGCATTATAATCACCACCAAATCATTCGgcattgtttgcttttggccgTGCACTTTCTTCTCCTTCAACTTATTAGGCACTTTCGGAGGCGTTTTAGTGGGTTTCGGTATCgttttctttccctttttaaGATGCAGTAGCTTCTTGAGCCACTTGTACATCGAAAATCCCGTGGGTGGCTGTGAATGGGGCACTAATTGCATGGCAAGGGGATCTCTGAAGCCATCACGGTGTTTTAACGAGATGCGCAGCTGTAATAAAGACgagaaatatttgtttataaatgaattgaagtatgtacatatttaaaaaaaacattttactaCTTTATGAACATGTATTACTCCTTAATTTGTATTCCCCTTGTTGAAGTAACAAATTGaccttttttttatcattGTATTATTCTCTACCCAACAATATACAAGTGAATACATTACTTTGTGATTATATTGTCATTTAATACAGCTCAAACAATAAAACCACCTTGGCGCTAGTTCTAACTCTTGCCCTCCATTAACTGGATAAGATCATCAAATAACAATTAGGAATTCTTTTTCCTCGAATAACATTATTCCTATGGCTAATGGTTAAGgtaataaaacatttacaGCATAATTAGGCCGAAACGAAAACATGAACTTAGatataaaaatcaataggCAAATTGATTTCACTCGGTGCGtcataaacaaataaatacgaaaAGCCAAAGCATAAGTCAAATGCCAGTGGTACTATATAtgtttacatatgtatgtacataatagGTGTGCGGGTGTGACTTTGAAAGGGGAATACTGAGAACGTATGGAGTGGGATTTCGAGAACGACATGAATTTCACATTTCTAGGCTTGCGTGTGGCGCCAGGAAAAAAGCGCTTATTATGCAATCACTGTAgacttttcgtttttttctttcggGCTTTCGGGCCCAGTTTGCTGGTgtttctcttttattttgctcctttttttctGCACGCCAGGTGGGATTCCCCTGGTCCACCGACCGTTGCCATTACCTCATTGTGTACACGGCTCCAAGCGCGCCAAACGGGCAAAATGGCCATGTTGCCATCATAGCACCGCTCTATTCCGCCCCAACTTTCCGTTATAATGTAATCGCTGTAGTCACGCGATGCTGCTGCCGCTTTCCTCTGGCCGCCATCTTGTTTTCCAACGTGCGGAAAGCGGGAAAATTGAATGAAAcggaacgaaacgaaacgaaacgcaAAATgggagaaaataaaagaaattgtaaataaggagcataaataaataaaaaaccaaattgtGATGCATAAAAAATAGCAGTCACGACAGGATCGGCTgggaattattattattagacCACCTTTCGGATTATTGCCGCAGTAGAACCCATCGCCATTCCGCAGTTCGTCATCAATCAGCGCCTTGATTATGTCATCGCACGTCGTCTTGTTCGTCACTCCTGATACGTAACGCGCCTCTCCATCGTCCATCCAGATGGGGATTTCCTTGTGGCCTTGCTCCTGAAGGGTTGCCAGAAGAACAGGGATCAATTAACAGGGTTGCCAGGCTATTGGGAATGCATTGTAGGGTGGGGTACTGGCTTGCAAGCATGGGATATTTACAAAGTATTTCCTTGTCGGTCAAATAGTGATAAGacatttaataaacaaataaggTTATCccataaataattaatgcgatttatttactatttgggaaataattatatattactAATAGTGGTATCAACTGTATTAGTATCTATGTGTACCATACTAGATAGCTATAAAAGAGCACCAGATAATATTTTGGTGTAAGCTCTATATATTTCCTTACTAAGCCAATATTATTAAGTGacaatatttgtatatgtCTCATTTTCATCTTATTTAGTCCTTGAACCAACCTATCGaggtaaacaattttttggaaatttttaaGAATCTCCATTCAATGTCAATCCGTTTAACAAGTGAAttcctttttgtattttaagcTATTACCAGTAAATTGTGTAAAAATTGCTTATAAACAAGTTTCTGATTATGTTTCCTACGAAACGCAAGGTTGCAATCAATTTCTTGAATAACAGACGCATTCTCGAAGTTCCCCATACCCTTCTATGTCAGTATAACACTGCCCACATACACATATGTCTATCGCCTCTGCCTGCCACTGCCAATTAGAtgatttgtttgatttcaGTGGAAAAGCTGGCGCTACCCAAAATCAGAGGCGGGGATTCGAGTGGGGTAGTGAGTAGCCAAGGGaccaggagctggaggaggagcagcaggaggaggaggcacTTACCACAGTGCTATTAACGCCATAGAGGGAAATGGAACGGTGGCGACGACTGGCCTGGCCAGCGTTTCCGTTTTCCCTGccgtgtttatttttgcatgcTTGCCGatgtggtggtgctggtgccaTGGGTATGGGCATAGATACAGCTATGGGTATAGGTGGTGCTAATGGTGGTTCCCCCACCGATAGCGATTCATCCACCAGGCGCTCCTCGAACGCctgcttattattattattgttggtGTCTTGATTCTGACAGCGTCGCGGCGGAAGAATGGGACTTTCGGGTAGATTTAATAGCGATGGACAGCTGTCCAGATTATCATCGATGAATGTGGAGTTCTGCTGTTGAGGCGCCATGTTCGTTTGCCCGGTTTTTAAAAAACCTCTCTCGGTAATTGGCACTGCAATGGAAAAGCGGAGGAAAAAACAGTTTAATACATATAGAGAACATGCAATATCCTTGTTAGACATTTTGTTGGTTCAGCTGGCGTTCGCCTTCGCCTACGCCTAACGATCAATTTAGATTTGTTGCCCGcgattaaataaattatgcagtAGCCCTCCGCCGTACAACATGTGCACCTATATggcacatatacacatatatctAGTTACATCTCACCATAGACACACGACGCAACCCCAACTAGATTCCTAGAAAATTGCCTACGAACGTCAGTTTGCGCCGGTGGCCCATTATTCAGGAACATTGCCGGCGTTTAGGCTGTCGCACCTATCCACCACTCCACCCATTCGATCCCCCATTCCGCAACCCAACTCAAGCCATCGGAATCCTGCGAGGCCTACAAGGCTCCTATTCCCCAGTTCACAGCCCCTGTAGGCCCACACATAATTTGTTGTTCGGGGGGCGTTGTACGAACATTGCAGTTTGTATGCAAATTCGCTTTTCCAGccgaaaaacattttccattctgcttcattttctccttttttttggatttCAATTGGTGGCCTGACTGACTTATGAATTAATGCTAATTTATGCCGCCGGAAAATGCAGCGAAGGAGCTCAAATTATATAGTTTGGCGGCGGTTAGAGTGCTGAAAAATTTTTGGGCACCAATTTACTAGAATATAAGTGCTCAAACTGCTTGGTTTTTACAGGAGATCGCCAATAAAGAATAATCcttgaaatgcatttcaaaatactaacaataaataaagataaataagaTTTAAATGATATATTAAGATGTATTCTAACTGCACTCAAAGCAATTCAATTTCATAGATTATTTAGATAACTACTTTCTGATTTTAAATCTTTCTAATTTCAAGATACAAATTTCCGAAAATGCTTCCAACTGCACTcatagaaatttaatttcaaagaTCATATAAAGAACGATAACTGAGGTGCTCCCCAAGGACCTTATTTGTGTTCAAAACTGCAATTGAAATGGAATTTACAGAAGTTTTCTGAATTCCctcatcaaatatttatttgctctCTGGACGTGTGCCTTTGGCTATGGGTTACGCCCCGGTTCTATTAGAGAAATGAGTTATGAGTGAAGCAATTTGCAAAAGGATTTCCACCTGAGCCAATAGTCCTGCCGCTGGATATCCTTGAGTGTGGGCCGCCTTTGATTACGCTGGACAGCTGGACGTGTACAAtgtacatttaaaaatgtaatttccaATCAAGATAAGTTCAAATGTAAATTTCCATTGGTGAGGTCAATTACTGAACTCTGACACGCCCTTTGCATTGCACTTAATTGTTTGAAGGGGGTATGACTGTCACCCCCTCATAACACATTAATGCCCGGGCAGTGGGCCAAGTTAGGAAATACTTTTGACCCCCCGAAAGTTCAATGTCTCTAAAGTTTAGCCAGCGATTGTGTCGCACTCTGggcttttaatatttttaagtctTTAACAATTCGGGCCTAGCCCCAATTAATTGCTCCCCTGCAATCCGCCTCGATGTTTTCGTTGCGTGTTGGgtggaaattaattttgtttgggTACTGCGCATTGGattctaaaataaaagtaGAGGAACCAACGCAGTCGTGACGTTGGTAGTTCAATGGGGTTGGTACTgggggcgtatgagtaatataGCGATGGCTGTGATTTGATAATgtagtttgtttgtttgtctatGCTCAAACTTGGTAAAGAAAAACAGTTCGTTTGGGGTTGGGGAAAGTACTTTTCATTAATGTTATTAtgacttttattttcaatcgATTTTAAGTTATGCATGCGTCGCATGTGTTAAAGATTTCCAATTTTACTGAATATTGGAATAAAGTTTATTTCAGGAAAGTGAAATCTAGAAACGACttaaatgaaaaacgaaaataaatgaatttagGTTTCAGACTTGTTTTATTAGGTATAAAGACAATGTTAAGTCAAGTTTCTAAAATTATCATTAATTATTTGTTCAGGACGGTTTTGGGGGCTAGTAAGAAAAAACTCATATGCATATATCCGTGTAATCAGCTCACCCCACTTAAAACCCTAAGAACTCTCTTCTAATTTTATGTTGCCTAAAT
This portion of the Drosophila santomea strain STO CAGO 1482 chromosome 3L, Prin_Dsan_1.1, whole genome shotgun sequence genome encodes:
- the LOC120449991 gene encoding uncharacterized protein LOC120449991 isoform X3; this translates as MSNKDIACSLYVLNCFFLRFSIAVPITERGFLKTGQTNMAPQQQNSTFIDDNLDSCPSLLNLPESPILPPRRCQNQDTNNNNNKQAFEERLVDESLSVGEPPLAPPIPIAVSMPIPMAPAPPHRQACKNKHGRENGNAGQASRRHRSISLYGVNSTVEQGHKEIPIWMDDGEARYVSGVTNKTTCDDIIKALIDDELRNGDGFYCGNNPKAAHLVKTP
- the LOC120449991 gene encoding uncharacterized protein LOC120449991 isoform X1: MSNKDIACSLYVLNCFFLRFSIAVPITERGFLKTGQTNMAPQQQNSTFIDDNLDSCPSLLNLPESPILPPRRCQNQDTNNNNNKQAFEERLVDESLSVGEPPLAPPIPIAVSMPIPMAPAPPHRQACKNKHGRENGNAGQASRRHRSISLYGVNSTVEQGHKEIPIWMDDGEARYVSGVTNKTTCDDIIKALIDDELRNGDGFYCGNNPKDGGQRKAAAASRDYSDYIITESWGGIERCYDGNMAILPVWRAWSRVHNELRISLKHRDGFRDPLAMQLVPHSQPPTGFSMYKWLKKLLHLKKGKKTIPKPTKTPPKVPNKLKEKKVHGQKQTMPNDLVVIIMPDQLYKGTENTAKSKLYKLAENRVSKQRHRRRSRHEITKASVETFRTAIPSECNNNNYNVNNCIRRRKDKPLRNSVRYKLASLHADMNVRYEKEHALTRQLSEKCRLYRLQNERYKGPEMELSVGQLQQNIEAYAEDIIKTEHELLELKNEIRHDISLINNLKRLTLEESEADAACKRGVAKVPRPSQENENTPQDAKNMQEMQFVDNIYEFCDNNASMLV
- the LOC120449991 gene encoding uncharacterized protein LOC120449991 isoform X2, yielding MAPQQQNSTFIDDNLDSCPSLLNLPESPILPPRRCQNQDTNNNNNKQAFEERLVDESLSVGEPPLAPPIPIAVSMPIPMAPAPPHRQACKNKHGRENGNAGQASRRHRSISLYGVNSTVEQGHKEIPIWMDDGEARYVSGVTNKTTCDDIIKALIDDELRNGDGFYCGNNPKDGGQRKAAAASRDYSDYIITESWGGIERCYDGNMAILPVWRAWSRVHNELRISLKHRDGFRDPLAMQLVPHSQPPTGFSMYKWLKKLLHLKKGKKTIPKPTKTPPKVPNKLKEKKVHGQKQTMPNDLVVIIMPDQLYKGTENTAKSKLYKLAENRVSKQRHRRRSRHEITKASVETFRTAIPSECNNNNYNVNNCIRRRKDKPLRNSVRYKLASLHADMNVRYEKEHALTRQLSEKCRLYRLQNERYKGPEMELSVGQLQQNIEAYAEDIIKTEHELLELKNEIRHDISLINNLKRLTLEESEADAACKRGVAKVPRPSQENENTPQDAKNMQEMQFVDNIYEFCDNNASMLV